tctgtcactcatacctatgtgacatTTCGTCGGTCTCATCGACAGAGACAACACTACGCAACCGTtctctttttctttctcttttttTACTTAAAGTTCGATATGCAATATTTCTTGCTGGGTATTGTACTTATTTTGGTAACATTTTCTGCATTTGGAAGGCACTTTTAAGAGTaataagtactagctgatatccacaacttcgttcgcgtggatataggtttttttttaaatcccgtgggaactcattggttttccgggataaaaatagtaaCCTGTGTGTTAAtccggggtataatctatctccattccaaatttcagccaaatccgtccagtacattttgcgtgaaagagtaacaaacatacacacatacacacaatctttcgcttttataatataagtgtgattcTGTGATACCAGTAGCCTAATTGTTTCCCAGGTACTGGCCGGTATGGTGCCGGCAAGTGGCGGTGATATTGCAACAGGGTACACTCCTATTGGTGCCGCTGGCCGCATTCGTACAGACCTGGCGATACATCTCCAAGGGACCGCCCGATATACTCGAGGTAGGTAAAGCTCCCGTCTCGTCAATAAAAACGCTGAGAGAGAGGGGGGATGTGTCAGCCCACGGATAcggagagagaaagagagagagagagagcagAAAACGCCAGCGTTCTTTTTAGAGACGGGTATACACTGAGAAGGATTCTCACCAAGTTTTTGAAGCGAAGCCTTTTAAGTCACACGTCATTGGCTGAGCATCGCCGAATTTAGTCCATATGAGGGAGCGACACACAGCTTCGCTTCTGTCGGGTGTCTCATGATAACTTGTCACTTAAAATCTCTTTAtataaattacatttattataaatattttatttatagtaccTGCATATGTTTTTATGTGTGTGATTTTTTATAAATGATAATTATTCCACGCTGCTAGAATTACTCGTCAAATGAGTGTTTGGATGACATGGTGAGCATTTATAAGGTGATAGCTtactggttaagacgtcggccttcttCCAGTCGGAGGGtccgggattcgatcccgggtccggacctctaactttacgaagctatgtgcgttttaagcaattaaaagtATTGTGTGGTTTAAAagaaaaggaaaacatcgtggggaaactCGCATGTTTGAGAgatctccataaagttctcaaaggcgtgtaaAATCTGCTGATCTCCACATGGCTAGCGTGGCGAACTGTGGCTAAACCCTTGTTATTCTGAGAATGCGATGGTCGATCATAAATGATATAAGGTCAGGAAAAAATCTAGTGGGATACCATACCAGGAAATCTTCGGCGTTTTATCCGCTCAAATATCAGGCGTCCCTTTTATTTCAATATGTTCCATTTCAGTGTAATTCCCTTTGCATTTTCCTGTTAAAtataaagaatcaaaagcttataTGCTATGATCCGCTAAaaaagacaaatctgtatggcacaacatgcagcatgcgacatgcgacatgcaccacccgccctcccactgctaagcaatTTTGTCCTTGGCCCGCTCATCTAAACTGCTATTTTCATCTAATTTGCTGAtttctctatttaaaaataaatttggcGCAAAAAACTGTGTGTAAACTATTGGTTAATCAATTAAATCCCTGATAACAACATTTGGAACGTCTgtcttgataacaactcaaactaagctttatttactttggcatagcggcggcgcggcggtacTTTGAGTCTCCTGTGTGTTTTAATTCAGCATACCAATTTGaaccatatattttattttatttggaaaaccaacaacttaatattataatagtcttaaaattatataactaGTAATAGGTTTTTATCAAAGTACATAATGCTGAGTTTTATTCCACACTGTTTATGCGTCTGTCTATAGCATAATgtactaagagccagcgcgcgTCAAAGAGGAAAGATCAGGGCGAAgtttaagggcgtctggcagggaGTTGCCGCTATACTAAGTGTcaggcaatgcatgacgtgattccaaatactattccgaagataatataaaaaaattagattttatactttgacgtaaatttttttacacctgttttacctgttatctctcAAAACCACGATGatacaaacttcatagtcgctgatcattcctccctgtgttggagacaatacgcagagaaactttcagcttataaaataacgaaagtctgaCCCGCGCTGTCTCTCTCTATATACGTATGGTCAAGcattaagattttattttcagcGCGTACAAAACCTCTACCGGCCGCGTATGAACGAGGCGGGTGAGACCCTCCCTACGGCCAGCCTCACACGAGACGCGCCCACTCTCGAGCCCGCCCCGGACCCTCCTCCTAAATATACCCCGCCCCCCTCCTACTCCACCGCCACGGGCGCCAGGCTGCTCAACACATTACGACGCAGCTTCAGGACTTTGAGAAGGTAAGCCATTAGTCTGGTGTACAGGAGCAGTGTCATGTGGACTCGATTGTAACCATAAAAATCTTCCTCCAAGCGGATGTCAGGCTCTGAGCCCAGCTGGAAGTTGAATTAAGAGGCTGTTGAGGTTAATGCTTCGTTAGCGTGACTCAGGTTTCATAGTAAATGATTGGACATACCTGTGGTGCCAACTAGTAACATGCTCGTAAGTTGCTTTCGTCATAGGTCCACATTGTGTGATTGCTTTAGAATACTTTCATGCAGTGCTTTCATGTGAATGCGAGTACCGTCATGTAGTGTCTGTGTGGAACTGCCACAGTGGTGAACTGAATAGGATAAGTCCTGACTCATGAAACTGGGTTGAAacatcgataatttaaaatcatcGCATTAATCGTGGACGTACGTACTACGTGCCCGCTATATACATTATGTTATGTCGAAACAAATCGTAAATATCTGTGTAATGTTCAAAATAGTGCACAGCTGTTGTTgttaaaaaattagttttttaaattactgGGCTATATATGTAGCGTCAGcaaaatgaaattttttataatCGTTAACGCGACTAAATTGCTACAATTTCGTTTTCAGGATAACATCAAGTCGAACGGCATCACATCACGATGATACATCACAAATACCCATCACACTCAGCGAAAGCGTCGACCGACAATCGCGCAACAGTGGCGCCACACCATCCGTCACCATTACCGACGAAACCGACAGCACACGAACACTGTACACCAACCGACAACTCAACACCAATCATCAACTCAACACGAATCAATCACTCAATAGAAATCAACAACTCAACAGAAATCGACCGACATCATCGCGTAACTCCCTAACACTAACCCGCGACTTTTTACGAAGATCTTTCGTAAGGAAAAGCGATTCAGCCAAAAGTATACGTTCGAGTTTGCGCAGGAGTTTCAAATATGGCGGCGGTTTGACAACCAGCCACGAACATTTGGTTAGAGATGTGGAGCCTATATCTAATACTGTAGCTATGTCTGCAGTTAGTGAACCTACTTCGCATACGAGGAGTTTGGGTTCCGTTATATGAATTATTTTTGTACCGCCTATAGAATATGTAATGTAAGAATTTTGAAGGTCATTCCCCACTTCTATACACTTTCCGCGGAAAGAATTTGGTATAGCGCTCTCTGTCAGGCGAAAATCTTTGgtttggttggtgactcaaaatacTGAGATATTTCCCCCGAGCTTTTCTTTCGATCTGAACTTAAGGCAACTGTTTTCGAAATAATTACAAACAAGTTGACCATTGATGCTGATTGggctttataaaaaaatcataaatagaTTGATCTAATAATAGtgtctttctttttcttttggaAAATTGTGAAAGGGATGACAATACTTTTAGACCATTCTAACTAATTGAGTTTAAGTTTTACTTCAACCTGCACCAATAGGTGCTTGTTTTCAATTTATCTATTGAATTTTGCTAATTGACTATGAAATGTCCTATTAGTAGGATTTATTGTTGATTGGATTAGTTTTAGTTGACGTATGTATTAGAAATTCCGTCTCTTAAATGAATAAGAGAATAATGCGTTTCGAATGAtcgaatgatttttttttggtaatgcATCTCGCATCCATCGCGCTGGTCTGGTCGTCTTTGTGCAAGCGAGACAGCAAAACTTTCGACACAGTAAACACTGTTTGACAGCAACTGTTTTACtgttttacaattaaaaaatcaaCCCTCAAAAGTACTTGAATAATAATTGAATGATAAATTTTTCTTCAGtatttatagatttaaaaatattcgtGTTTTTTAGTAACAATTCAGCATCACAGATTGAATATTATTAACATTGATTATTAACTTATTAATATACTCCTACTAAACATTCCTTTAATCACACAGATTGATcagtagaatatttttttcaatagttTAAGACAACAAAACTTAGGCTGGCCACACACCATTTGGTTGAGTGATTTGTACAAACTATTCAGGCAAAATCCATTATGTCTCAAGGACACAAACGTGTCCATAAGACTGAGCTAATGGCTTGAACAACTTCGTAGACGCAACTGCTCCTACGATCCTGTACGAaaccaatataataatattttgtacagcAATAATTAATCGATAATAAGCTAATGTGTGGCTAACCTTAGGCAGCATAGACAAAACCTTGTACAAACACTATTATAATTAGCtgtataataaaatgtaataataataataataattagaataatCCCCTGTAATACCAACGTTTTCAACGTAATTTGTAATTTAGTGAAAGTACTGATATAAAACAGTATTTACTGGACGAGAGAATCTCAATAAAATACGTTTAGTATATATACATTTTACAAGCCATGTAAATTAGTTATAACAATTGTAGGCTCAGAGGCGGCGGAGATTTTCTACGAATAACTTAAATAATTGATGATAAATAATtcgaaaataattaataaaatcggatcagaatttaaaaaaaaaacgaacaaAAATCAATAGTAAGTTGGCTTTAATAGTAAGGCCTTTGGGCCTTGTAAGCGTAAGTATTCGACATAAAGGAAAGTTTTCGACCGTCTCTGTGACTATTATTACttttaggtacataaaaacaataaattggagcttaagattaattaaatataatgaagtGCTATTATTGTTAAGGATGCATTTTGTatgaattagtttttttaacgtTAGCATTTAGGTACAATGTGTTCTTGTTAGTTAGTACTTAGCGCATTGTGTAATGTAGGCGTGAAAATCATAGGTTGCTATCGCCTGAGCGGTCGCTGCAAGTGCAGCATAGTATGATAAAGAACAACTCGCCAAcagtaaaatggacttaaatgttgttttaaagtagttttttcAGTATACCGATTTATGCTTCATGACTGTTAATTATAAGACGATAAGCGGATTTTCGTTTGGGGCGCTGGCGCTAGATATTCAAATCTTAATACAATCGACTTAAGATTAATTTTCCTCTGGCTTTATTATTTCAGTAGACACGCATTCAGTTCACAGTTGACGGCTGACGCAGAGAAGCTTGAGCTGGTACAAGCTAGACGCTCAGGCGACAGTAGCCAATgctcccaataataaaaaataaaaataaaatgtttgtgtgtgtatctgATTCTgttgttttgataatatgaatgTTAGCAAAGTTTTAACGGATTAATGCAATACACGATATAGTTATTTGATAACAATAGACAATATTTTgtataagttttcaaaaaactagTTACATAGatgttaacaaaaaataatattatttttatcaactcCCAAATAAGTGAGTAAGTGTACgtacttagtaattttttttttgttcaaagaATAGTTGTATGGAAGATAATATGAGAGAATTTGAGTACAATGATTTTAGAGACTAAGCGATTTGTTTTATAGTTTTGTAAAACCTAGCATTTTAGATCGGATAGGTAGTTTCTCATAATACACTgatatttcaattttcgaaagtaattattacatttagaaccctaaaaattgattaGTATTTATTGGATCAAAAGACAATATTTCTGgcgaaaattaataaataatcaatcctatctgtaatctgctGATAATTTACTTAgcagtgtttttttgttaaaaattgtgTGGTCTTTGTGTTATCTCAGACTGAGAAGGgcaagtaacttatcgacaaattACACATAAGATTGATTTTTGTTTCGGCGGTAAACGCACATAAGGTCCAAATAGAGTATTATTTGCTTTAAATTATGTTGGTTAAACAATTAGATTTAAATGATCTTGTCACATCACACGAAAACTAAAACTGCCATTAAATTTAGTCACATTTAAGTGTTACATGGTGGGATTTATAATGAAATGACGATTTAATAATTAGGGAAATAATTGAGAAAGCAATTATTGTTGAGCATTGTACTTTTCTTAAATTTCGGATTAAGCAGGACAGGCTCAGGAAGTTGTTTTAGTTCCTTTATGCATTTATGAATCTTTAAAATTTGGCATCTTGAAACTATTTTTAGTTCTAGTCATAACACTGCTTCcacgtaaaaaagtataccaaCCGCACATTACAGCGCGAATTGCACGCAACGAATTTTTCAGCATACCGACGCATTCGCATGCACTTGTGAAAGTGTTAAGGCCTTTATGCCTTTGACGTCAAGGCGGCGAATGCGAAGTGTCCGTGTACTGAGTACAAGTTCGCACAACTCGACCAATTGATAGATTTTGAGTATCGTAACTCTAGCCTATAACGTCAAAATTAAAATGGACCTAATGAGTATTCAGACCCTTTTAAGAAGGCGTATTTTCAgtagataaatatttataattttctcTTTGAGCGCTGGCTGCAGAAGTTTAGATTAACTTAAACCTTAAAACAAAGTACAGTAGCTGGCAGGAAACatcatcgacctttagaaagagattttggcatcgtagagcgttgtctctgtcacttgtacttatgtgacgttttgtcggtttTAACGGTAGACAACGCTCTAAGataccgctatctctttctaaaggtcgatatTTCCTACCGGGTACTGTAGATTAAATCAATTTTATGTTAGTGTTTCGATATTCAAAATCTATCCTCGTTGTCGAGATGTTCAAACTCGTAATAACCCTACAGTACCCATTTACAATACTGATATACGTTGATTGCAACGCGCGTAGTGTGCGACTAGATTTAGTTTGCTTTTTAACATCACATAGATTGTTTTAAATTGATTGCGCACATTTTATTCGCACATTGTGTTTTacttttatcgtttttttatatttacattcctctaatatttttaataattctactacttaatattacatataaataataaatgtttcctttttacaaaattgttttatttactagctgacccgccccggTTTTGCTAGAgtcgaatttttgaaaaccagcAGGTATGAGGGTTGACTTTCTTAAATTATATCTCACCAAAAATTCTTAAATGAATTAGTATGTACTCAACTGCTACTATGTGCTCACTTGAATTAGTATGTCAGATTAGTGCGTAAGAAATATTCGAATTCGATTGgagttttttatatctgtattttcattatttaagaaatgaaccTACTGTTTTTTCGAAGTTTCTAACCCTCAACGGTTTAGACTGCATGTAAGCGGTGCACAAATTTCCAAAAGTAAAAACTAGGTATGGTGGGTAAGTACttgaaataaacaaatattagtcaggaaaacgtttatttaaaaaatataacagtaCCAATACTAGcaagaaaaagttaaaattattttgctataatccgccaacagaaaaaatctgtatggtcaaacatgcagttacaagctaagcaccgcttacctcccaaaccaagcaataaagccaagttcccaagcaagcactgccaccaccactcacatgcaccaccacacaagacttttccactactctcgacgcacgtttcgccccgacaccggagcattgtaaagtcgaaatctcctgaggatgctcagatcccctgcagcatcaggattgaggagttggaatccaaattttttataaaacaatgtcgcaaagttcctctatcgattaaaaaagaaatgacgcaaatcggttcagaaatctcggagatttcgatgtacataggtagaaaaacacaactccctttttgagagtcggttaaaaaagtagcctatgttacaccctggtcaatcctctacttgtctgtgaaaatcccgtcaaaatcggttcagccgttccaaagattagccttttcaaacagacagacagacagacagacaaaaatttaaaaaacgtgtgattcagtgttggtatcgttcaaataaccgtaTGAGCTTactatgaggtagttatttcgaaattacagacagacactccaattttatttattagtatagatacatgAAATCGcgaaaatattttcatcaaaCAATTATCATAAAACAAACAATTAGCCTTTGCAGTCATTTTACATAAAACATCACAAAATTCAGTCTAGCGCAGTACTCAACTGCAGTCAGTTGATAGAACTTTCTATCTTATTAACGAGTTCATATTAAGTATCGATTTTGCTGCCTTCGATTCGGTCGGTTCCTTCTTTTTGGATGGATCCAGCATGAAACATTTCCACAatctgtgaataaaaaaattataaattatataataaatatgtacagatcaaagaataaaaaaatgttgattGCACAAAGAAGAATAGAAATTTTAGTAGCAGAGAATTGTTTGGTATATTTCATTTAGATAACTTTGTCATATTGTGTCTCTGGCCGAAGATAGATGGGTAGTTAAAACTTAACAATATGTCTTACAATACATTTGCTTGTAAAATGGCTCTACCTAATCAACACATTCGTTAAAGTATAGACTTCCCACATAATATGTGCGATAAAAATATTGCAGCACTATTGCAGCGATATTTTTATATCGCACAAGTGTTGAAATGTGTACTTTATTGTAGTGCATGTGCGGTAATATTCAATAGTGCGCCTAGTAACAGAACAGCTTTTTAAAGGATCACATTATTTTTAGAGGTATTTTTGTACCAGTTAACTATGCAGCCCTCACTCCTTATGATGTACACGATATGGAGTATGGCCACTCACCGCAGCGTCTCATCAGCGGCAGCGGACAGCACGGTGGTGCCGTCGGGCGACAGCGCGAGATGCAACACGCGCGCTTCGTGGCCGCACAGCTCGGTGACGCGCGACAACATGGGGTACTTCCAGATGATGATCTGGTTCTGCGCGTAGCCGTGAGCCGACACTAGCTCCTTGTAGTGTGTGCTCCATATGATCGAACACACCTGCAATAATATGATTAAAATTTTACGTTACGCTTCGTTTGCTTATTAATTACATGATATATAGGAAAAATATCACCAAGAGGCTGTTATCAGAaaggagccacgatcctcagtAATGACTGAACCAACTAAGTTTTAAAACTGTAATCCCAAgcgcgtgtttttttttacatcatccatttaatattattaaccatacattatttaaaaaaaaatagtgtgtAAAGATTAcacacaattttttaaatagctgTTTCATTGAATATTTTCGGAGTGCTGATTAAGAAAATGATGTGCTCAATTTTGAAATCCCAGTTTTTTGCTTTAAGACTGAAGATTTAGTTCCAGAGGCTGATCTATAAAGAGTACTTTGAcgttgctcagacttaagtttttgCCTCTGACATAAATCTATTTCCTTTTGACTCGTTAAATCAAAGTAAGCTATAGATGTCAGCCTTCGGACAAGGCCTCGGTAAGTACCTGCGATTTGGTGTCGACCGTGTTGAGATTGGCGCCCGTGTTGACGTTCCAAATGCGGATGGTGCGGTCCGCCGTGCCGCCGCCCGACGCCAGTATGCCCGCGCTCCACGGACACCACGCCAGCCCCTTCACTGCTGCCTGGTGCTGACTGGAAGTATATAATTTTTTCTAAACAGATTTTCTTTTAAAGGGGgtcttattagttattacactCAAAACCGTAAAGAAGACTATTACTACACAAGTACgataatagttttaaattttgcaAGTGCGCAAAGTTCTACTTTATAGTCAAcctaaaactaaatattatataaaaagagTCTCGATTCACTGAATGCCTCACTATCGATAGATGcaaacccttggacctagaaagctgaagttTCGCACAgaggttttctttataatattgataaggAAGGCGGTATTTTCGAAATTTCTACGAGATTCGAAACTTAAACTGGTGTATATGCCTGCTGGTGGAGTAACAACTCACTTAAACTGGTGTATGTACTGCGTCTGGCTGTAGTGCTGTCCGTGTTCACTGGGCCAGATGTTCAGTAAGTTGTCGTTACCGCCCGACGCCAGGTACTTGCCGTCCGGGGACCACTTTAGGCCACACACCTGCAATGAAAACTTCATTGTACAAATACTACCTGACCTACCCTGGCTTTGCTCAGatgaaatttctaaaaatcctttcttaggagagaacacaaaatatataaaatctcAAGCTTCTTGAGTCGTATGTTTTACCTATGTTAGTTTGcccttttatatgtatagatagattgGTATGCAGCGGCGGCGGAGCTTTTGGGATTCCCTTATACATCTTTTACAGAAAgtatcatacaagaaataacacttttgcATAGCatatattgaaatttttattatgtgCAGTATTGGTAATTAATATAGACgctttgtgaaaattttaactctctaccaaTTATGATTcatgaaatacagcccgctgacagacagagaggacagacggacggatagcgcaGGCCCAGTAATAGTCCCGTTGGCACACTTCGGGTACGGATCATTGAAAAGTCTATTGAAAAGGgttacgaccctcagcaatgtgCAATATGACGTAGACGGAGGCCGTTACTGACCTCATGCGTGTGTGCATTGATGGTGGCCACGGCGTGGTTGCGCTGCCGCACGTCGTGGTGGACGATGTTGCCGTCGCGCGCGCCGCTCGACACCACGTACAGGTTCCACGCCAGCGACGCCACGCGGCCCGTGTGCCCGTCCATTATCTGCATACAGgagatacataaataaataaataaaagtttatttagctcaataaaatcacaataaagcataaaaataaaaatataatttactacaaAGTAATGACTAAACCTAAAACTAGAAAACACAAAGAGCAATATTTAGTGTGTGATCTAAAAGGGCTCTGTCTCAGCACAATGCTGCAGTATTTGGCTACTGTGACACGGAAACCTGACCTGGCAGGTCCGACTGCTATTTGTGGTCTCTGAGGTACGGTAATGAAACAATGCCAACTTCCTAACTCTGGCAAGTactgtttttttaaagaaaagtcTATTAACCTGTCTTATCTCCAATTCAAGACTAAACTTACCCTCAACCTCTTAATCTTCTCGCAGTCCCACAGCTCAACAACAGAGGAAGATGTGCCGACTGCCAGGTGCGAGCTGGCGCCTTGCACCCATGCCACGGATGAAACAGTCTCCGAGCCTTCTAGAGTCAATAGCTGTTCTATTTGCCCCGTGCTTGCATTCCAGAGGTATACAGTGTTGCTTAGCGCTACGGCTAGTATGTTTGATGCACTCCAATCTATTAGGTTCAGATCTGTTgacaaaaattatataatttcaccaccaagtttcttgctgggtcTTTTCAGTAACGgaattctgaaccagtggtag
The window above is part of the Maniola jurtina chromosome 12, ilManJurt1.1, whole genome shotgun sequence genome. Proteins encoded here:
- the LOC123870091 gene encoding cell division cycle protein 20 homolog, encoding MAQFNYLNDLKTLATIDGPITRGPLQRWVKKSNNENINPSLSTSSKNISNINLSACNQSMQKLSVSGNLSCNNSVLSSNKTPTRNENKKGKKTPSKNKSPGRSTTPTPNKLAKTPNKADRFIPSRSNSNFDLCHYMLNREEVEEVAAQTVTGEAIGRALADTEPGRLLQYTCKAPAAPEGYQNRLRVVYSQAKVPSSVKNTTRYIPQAPDRILDAPDILDDYYLNLIDWSASNILAVALSNTVYLWNASTGQIEQLLTLEGSETVSSVAWVQGASSHLAVGTSSSVVELWDCEKIKRLRIMDGHTGRVASLAWNLYVVSSGARDGNIVHHDVRQRNHAVATINAHTHEVCGLKWSPDGKYLASGGNDNLLNIWPSEHGQHYSQTQYIHQFNQHQAAVKGLAWCPWSAGILASGGGTADRTIRIWNVNTGANLNTVDTKSQVCSIIWSTHYKELVSAHGYAQNQIIIWKYPMLSRVTELCGHEARVLHLALSPDGTTVLSAAADETLRLWKCFMLDPSKKKEPTESKAAKSILNMNSLIR